One genomic window of Pigmentiphaga litoralis includes the following:
- a CDS encoding type II toxin-antitoxin system HipA family toxin has product MVFAHLDEAWAPCGQLSMTEEGSDLLASSFAYGTRYVARSNAIEVDPVSLPLRHRESPQGTLLFPANALVAFGGIRDAAPDAWGRRVIEAKHRQPANSLPESTYLLEAGSERVGALDVRESIASQPSPAVSNTHQLAYLLEAAERIEQGLPVPSALEMIFDHGSGLGGARPKATVRDAAGHLALAKFPSAGDPFDIPAIESASLLLARQVGLVVPDVGTSLVGNRRVMMIRRFDRYWLEQGQVPEPATSLSLDPGPGRTERRRAFVSGLTMVGCDETESRQKNYSDLAQAIRRHCHPSVIRANNEELYMRMVFNIFVTNDDDHLRNHGFLWDPRIKGWRLSPLYDVLPRPTHAHERQLHLGVGPQGRHASIDNAIAGCGVFTLGARRAGELVAKVWSEVREWKVHFERFGVSPQDIERISPAFRHIDDVTTRATRLILE; this is encoded by the coding sequence ATGGTCTTTGCGCATCTTGATGAAGCCTGGGCGCCTTGCGGCCAACTTTCGATGACCGAAGAAGGCTCGGACCTGTTGGCGTCAAGCTTTGCGTATGGGACGCGCTATGTCGCTCGCAGCAATGCGATCGAGGTCGATCCCGTCAGCCTTCCCCTTCGTCATAGAGAGTCGCCGCAAGGCACGCTGCTGTTTCCGGCCAACGCGCTCGTCGCATTCGGCGGGATTCGTGACGCAGCCCCCGACGCCTGGGGAAGGCGCGTTATCGAAGCGAAGCATCGCCAGCCTGCCAATAGCCTGCCCGAATCGACCTATCTGCTGGAGGCAGGCTCGGAGCGTGTTGGCGCGCTCGATGTTCGCGAGTCGATCGCATCCCAACCGTCACCGGCTGTCAGCAACACCCACCAGCTAGCCTATCTGTTGGAAGCCGCCGAGCGAATCGAACAAGGTCTGCCTGTCCCGAGCGCGCTGGAAATGATCTTTGACCACGGTAGCGGTCTGGGTGGCGCGCGCCCGAAAGCGACGGTGAGGGATGCGGCCGGCCATCTGGCGCTGGCCAAATTCCCCAGCGCCGGTGATCCATTCGATATCCCGGCGATCGAGTCGGCATCGTTGCTCCTTGCACGGCAGGTGGGTCTCGTCGTGCCCGATGTCGGCACAAGCCTCGTGGGTAATCGTCGCGTGATGATGATCCGGCGCTTTGATCGATATTGGCTGGAACAAGGCCAGGTGCCAGAACCTGCGACGTCCCTGTCACTTGACCCCGGGCCTGGCAGGACAGAACGGCGCAGGGCGTTCGTCAGTGGACTGACGATGGTCGGATGCGACGAAACGGAATCCCGGCAAAAGAACTACTCGGATCTTGCGCAAGCTATCCGGCGGCATTGCCATCCTTCCGTCATTCGCGCAAATAACGAAGAACTCTACATGCGCATGGTGTTCAATATCTTCGTCACCAACGACGACGATCATCTGCGCAATCATGGCTTTTTGTGGGACCCGCGCATCAAGGGTTGGCGACTGAGCCCGCTGTATGACGTGCTGCCCAGGCCGACCCACGCGCACGAGCGGCAGCTCCATCTGGGTGTCGGGCCACAAGGACGGCATGCCTCCATTGACAATGCGATCGCAGGCTGCGGCGTCTTTACCCTTGGCGCAAGACGCGCTGGCGAGCTTGTGGCGAAAGTCTGGAGCGAGGTCCGGGAGTGGAAGGTGCATTTCGAACGCTTCGGCGTATCACCCCAGGATATCGAACGCATCAGTCCCGCCTTCCGGCATATAGACGATGTCACCACGCGAGCGACCCGCCTGATCTTGGAATGA
- a CDS encoding rhomboid family intramembrane serine protease, translating into MPTFLRRIAPITGVLILVNLGLFLYQVATGISPTNPELDDLGRWGANIAALTLTGESWRLLASMFLHIGVLHLALNMISLLFLGSIAERNFGKLNYLLVYFLSGLGGSLVSALWNARPQAAADLSNATPTIYLVVSAGASGAVMGLAAAAIMLKLLKNASREPLALPFSAVELAVLVGINVVYGWQTNGTDNACHIGGLLAGAVVGLVLGAVRNTPRPVRIAAWLLVLVAAAWGTQRILDVNEARADLMEIREELDQESMDNAKVNPGRDNDAAPASGRR; encoded by the coding sequence ATGCCGACCTTCCTGCGCCGCATTGCCCCGATCACCGGGGTGCTCATCCTGGTCAACCTGGGCCTCTTCCTGTATCAGGTCGCCACGGGCATCAGCCCCACCAACCCGGAACTCGACGACCTCGGCCGCTGGGGCGCCAACATTGCCGCCCTGACCCTGACCGGCGAAAGCTGGCGCCTGCTGGCCAGCATGTTCCTGCACATCGGCGTGCTGCACCTGGCCCTGAACATGATCAGCCTGCTGTTCCTGGGGTCGATCGCCGAGCGCAACTTCGGCAAGCTCAATTACCTGCTCGTGTACTTCCTGTCGGGCCTGGGCGGCAGCCTGGTCAGCGCCCTGTGGAACGCCCGCCCCCAGGCCGCCGCCGACCTGAGCAACGCCACGCCCACCATCTACCTGGTGGTCAGCGCGGGAGCGTCAGGCGCCGTCATGGGCCTGGCCGCCGCGGCCATCATGCTCAAGCTGTTGAAAAACGCCAGCCGCGAACCCCTCGCCCTGCCCTTCAGCGCCGTGGAACTGGCCGTGCTGGTCGGCATCAACGTGGTGTATGGCTGGCAGACCAACGGCACCGACAACGCCTGCCACATCGGCGGCCTGCTGGCGGGCGCCGTGGTCGGCCTGGTGCTCGGCGCCGTGCGCAACACCCCCCGCCCCGTGCGCATCGCGGCGTGGCTGCTGGTGCTGGTCGCCGCGGCATGGGGCACGCAACGGATCCTGGACGTGAACGAAGCGCGCGCCGACCTGATGGAGATTCGCGAAGAACTGGATCAGGAAAGCATGGACAACGCGAAGGTGAACCCGGGGCGGGATAACGACGCCGCGCCGGCGAGCGGGCGGCGGTAG
- a CDS encoding helix-turn-helix domain-containing protein: protein MTSTVPTYALYGEHTQSLVPDSLHCESIPMRSRHYDWEIKPHRHELFMQILYIRSGSADIHFDAREFHVNGPCMLVVPAFFAHGFRFSSNVDGSVVTVVTQHMEHLLAPTPELVGCFGSAQVLHWPAGQPSPAARSLEHLLEEFDTPGPWRLVALETLLRLVLVMLAREVGVRAAQELGVRPSRAVQHVQSFKAMLNQCFREQRDIGYYAEHLGITPTQLNRVCRDALGQSALEVVHNRLVMEAKRDLAYSSLSIKEIAIALGFSDPGYFSRFFTRQTQYSPTDFRVLARERLAQDRGVPARVAADPA from the coding sequence ATGACCAGCACTGTGCCCACCTATGCGCTGTACGGCGAACACACGCAGTCGCTGGTCCCCGACAGCCTTCACTGCGAGTCGATACCGATGCGCAGCCGCCATTACGACTGGGAGATCAAGCCGCACCGGCATGAACTCTTCATGCAAATTCTGTACATCCGCAGCGGGTCGGCCGACATCCATTTCGATGCGCGCGAATTTCATGTCAACGGGCCCTGCATGCTGGTGGTGCCCGCGTTCTTTGCGCATGGCTTCCGTTTTTCCAGCAATGTCGACGGGTCAGTGGTGACAGTGGTGACGCAGCACATGGAACACCTGCTGGCGCCCACCCCCGAACTGGTGGGCTGCTTCGGCAGCGCGCAGGTGCTGCATTGGCCCGCCGGCCAGCCTTCGCCCGCCGCGCGGTCGCTGGAACACCTGCTGGAAGAGTTCGACACACCCGGGCCCTGGCGGCTGGTGGCGCTGGAAACCCTGCTGCGCCTGGTGCTGGTCATGCTGGCCCGCGAAGTCGGCGTGCGCGCCGCGCAGGAACTGGGCGTCCGGCCGTCCCGCGCCGTGCAGCACGTGCAAAGTTTCAAGGCCATGCTGAACCAATGTTTCCGCGAGCAGCGCGATATTGGCTATTACGCGGAACATCTCGGCATCACGCCCACCCAGCTGAACCGGGTATGCCGCGACGCGCTGGGGCAATCCGCGCTTGAAGTCGTCCATAACCGCCTGGTCATGGAGGCCAAACGGGACCTGGCGTATTCGTCGCTCAGCATCAAGGAGATCGCGATCGCACTGGGCTTTTCCGATCCCGGCTATTTCTCGCGTTTCTTCACGCGCCAGACGCAGTATTCCCCTACCGACTTCCGTGTGCTGGCGCGCGAGCGCCTGGCCCAGGACCGGGGCGTCCCGGCCCGCGTGGCGGCCGATCCGGCGTGA
- the pobA gene encoding 4-hydroxybenzoate 3-monooxygenase, whose translation MRVQVAIIGSGPAGLFLGQILSRAGIHTVIIEQRSKDYVLGRIRAGVLEQGTVDLLNEIGVNQRMNAEGMYHDGIELCFNGARHRIDLKALSGGKRVMVYGQTEVTHDLMDAREAAGYETVYEAQNVSVHDFDTDHPKVRYMKDGVAHEVECDVIAGCDGFHGVCRASVPQDAVQTYERVYPFGWLGILSDTPPVSDELIYSNHERGFALCSMRSATRSRYYVQCSLDDKVEQWSDEAFWNELRLRLDDEAAERLVTGPSIEKSIAPLRSFVAEPMRFGRLFLAGDAAHIVPPTGAKGLNLAVADVRYLSQALLQFFDGDAHGIDTYSQKCLQRVWKAERFSWWMTSLMHKFPENGAFGHKIQQAELAYLIGSEAASTSLAENYVGLPFEA comes from the coding sequence ATGCGCGTCCAAGTAGCCATTATCGGATCCGGCCCCGCCGGATTGTTCCTCGGCCAGATCCTGTCGAGGGCGGGCATCCACACGGTGATCATCGAACAGCGCAGCAAGGACTACGTCCTGGGCCGTATCCGCGCCGGCGTGCTGGAACAGGGCACGGTCGACCTGCTGAACGAGATCGGCGTCAACCAGCGCATGAATGCCGAGGGCATGTATCACGACGGCATCGAACTCTGCTTTAACGGCGCGCGCCACCGCATCGACCTGAAGGCGCTGAGCGGCGGCAAGCGGGTGATGGTGTACGGCCAGACCGAAGTCACCCACGATCTGATGGACGCACGCGAAGCCGCCGGCTACGAGACAGTGTACGAGGCGCAGAACGTCAGCGTGCATGACTTCGATACCGATCATCCCAAGGTCCGCTACATGAAAGACGGCGTGGCGCACGAAGTCGAGTGCGACGTGATCGCCGGCTGCGATGGCTTTCACGGCGTCTGCCGGGCCAGCGTGCCGCAAGACGCGGTGCAGACCTATGAACGGGTGTACCCCTTTGGCTGGCTGGGCATCCTGTCGGACACGCCCCCCGTATCGGACGAGCTGATCTACTCCAACCACGAACGCGGCTTTGCCCTGTGCAGCATGCGGTCGGCCACGCGCAGCCGGTACTACGTGCAGTGTTCGCTGGACGACAAGGTCGAGCAGTGGTCCGACGAGGCCTTCTGGAACGAACTGCGGTTGCGGCTGGATGACGAGGCGGCCGAACGCCTGGTGACGGGGCCGTCGATCGAAAAAAGCATTGCCCCGCTGCGCAGCTTCGTGGCTGAACCGATGCGGTTCGGCCGGCTGTTCCTGGCGGGTGACGCCGCGCACATCGTGCCGCCGACGGGCGCCAAGGGCCTGAACCTGGCCGTGGCCGACGTGCGCTACCTGTCGCAGGCCCTGCTGCAGTTCTTTGATGGCGATGCGCATGGCATCGACACCTATTCGCAGAAGTGCCTGCAGCGCGTATGGAAAGCCGAGCGCTTTTCGTGGTGGATGACGTCGTTGATGCACAAGTTTCCCGAAAACGGCGCCTTCGGCCACAAGATCCAGCAGGCCGAACTGGCCTATCTGATCGGGTCGGAAGCGGCATCGACCTCGCTGGCGGAAAACTATGTGGGGCTGCCGTTCGAGGCGTGA
- a CDS encoding carbohydrate porin, whose product MKKTFERRAVAAVLACCCAAPVWAQEGSAPTGSTQVASDALAPAVDGSAFSDAAPADSGLIPEDERYALHGQSTYVWQRKPSFASPYEGENSLQGKKAKSYSFTATVDLGLRLWEGAEFHVNGEGARGQAFSGLHGLGGLTNGELAKTAGADMVYYRARTFLRQTWGLGGGREAVEGDMNQLTGGQDKRRVVLTVGTVSMLDIFDSLESAHDPRTQFLNWSFLTHGSFDYAADSRGYTSGAALEYIDDGWAVRAGRFMMPKESNGLPLDTRLGKHYGDQIEFEKQYQAGNRPGTARIIGFRNKTRMADFGEAIAAGRAAGTAPELDNVRREHAKVGVGIGFDQSVTDDVNAFMRASWSDGKTETYAFTEIDRAVSAGVVVKGTQWSRPYDTVGAAVAVNALSRTHRGYLAAGGIGPFLGDGALNYGVEQIAETYYSWRPFKYFWLTGDAQYIRNPGYNRDRGPAKVFSVRLHTQF is encoded by the coding sequence ATGAAAAAAACATTCGAACGCCGTGCCGTCGCGGCCGTCCTTGCATGCTGCTGCGCCGCGCCGGTCTGGGCGCAAGAGGGCAGTGCGCCCACGGGGTCGACCCAGGTCGCGTCCGATGCCTTGGCGCCAGCCGTTGACGGGTCCGCGTTCAGCGACGCTGCCCCGGCCGACTCGGGCCTGATCCCCGAAGACGAACGCTACGCCCTGCATGGGCAGTCCACCTATGTGTGGCAGCGCAAGCCCTCGTTCGCCTCGCCGTACGAAGGCGAAAACAGTCTGCAAGGCAAGAAGGCCAAAAGCTATTCCTTCACGGCCACCGTCGACCTGGGCCTGCGCCTGTGGGAAGGCGCGGAATTCCATGTGAATGGTGAAGGTGCGCGCGGCCAGGCGTTCTCGGGCTTGCATGGCCTGGGCGGCCTGACCAATGGCGAGCTGGCCAAGACGGCCGGCGCCGACATGGTCTATTACCGCGCGCGCACGTTCCTGCGGCAGACCTGGGGCCTGGGCGGCGGGCGCGAAGCGGTCGAAGGCGACATGAACCAGCTGACCGGCGGACAGGACAAACGCCGCGTGGTGCTGACCGTGGGCACCGTGTCCATGCTCGACATTTTCGATTCGCTGGAATCGGCGCACGACCCGCGCACGCAGTTCCTGAACTGGTCCTTCCTGACGCATGGCAGCTTCGACTATGCCGCTGACTCGCGCGGCTACACCAGTGGCGCGGCGCTGGAATACATCGATGACGGCTGGGCCGTGCGCGCCGGCCGCTTCATGATGCCGAAGGAATCGAACGGCCTGCCGCTGGATACCCGGTTGGGCAAGCACTACGGCGACCAGATCGAATTTGAAAAGCAGTACCAGGCGGGAAACCGGCCCGGCACGGCACGCATCATCGGCTTTCGCAACAAGACGCGCATGGCCGATTTTGGTGAAGCCATTGCCGCCGGCCGCGCGGCAGGGACCGCCCCCGAGCTGGACAACGTGCGCCGCGAACACGCCAAGGTCGGCGTCGGCATCGGCTTCGATCAGTCGGTCACGGACGACGTCAACGCCTTCATGCGGGCCAGCTGGTCCGACGGAAAGACAGAGACCTATGCATTCACCGAGATCGACCGCGCCGTCTCCGCCGGCGTAGTCGTGAAGGGCACCCAGTGGTCACGGCCCTACGACACCGTGGGCGCGGCCGTGGCGGTCAATGCGCTGAGCCGCACGCATCGCGGCTATCTGGCGGCGGGCGGCATCGGTCCTTTCCTGGGTGACGGCGCGCTGAACTATGGCGTCGAACAGATTGCCGAGACCTACTACAGCTGGCGGCCCTTCAAGTACTTCTGGCTGACGGGCGATGCGCAGTACATCCGCAACCCCGGCTACAACCGCGACCGCGGTCCGGCCAAGGTATTTTCGGTGCGGCTGCATACGCAGTTCTGA
- a CDS encoding Bug family tripartite tricarboxylate transporter substrate binding protein encodes MTDSSAPLATLAAAGFTAALLATATTFTAPAHAAEPWPSRPIRIVVPYAPGNTGDITFRFIQPQLEKQFGVRFLIDNKSGASGNIGADEVVRAQPDGYTFLLGATNNFVTNQFLFRNMRFDPLKDLMPVALLSNAPSVMIVNSTLPVSTLKDFTEMARQSPSKLNYGSPGNGTPPHLAGELYSQLAKVQLTHVPYRGSPPAVAGLLGSEIQLYITAFSSVAGNVAGGKLKALAVASDQRLAILPDVPTTREQGLPDLLTGNWWGMAAPVGTDPAIIEKMSAAIKAALSDPAVRKQYADIGVTAVGSSPPEFGAQIAKEAVAWKQVIDRAQIQPE; translated from the coding sequence ATGACTGACTCATCTGCCCCACTGGCCACACTGGCCGCAGCCGGCTTCACTGCAGCCCTGTTGGCCACGGCCACCACATTCACGGCCCCCGCGCACGCAGCCGAACCCTGGCCGTCGCGCCCAATCCGTATCGTCGTCCCCTATGCGCCGGGCAACACCGGCGACATCACCTTCCGCTTCATCCAGCCGCAACTGGAAAAGCAGTTTGGCGTTCGTTTTTTGATCGACAACAAGAGCGGCGCGTCGGGCAATATTGGCGCCGATGAAGTCGTGCGCGCGCAGCCCGATGGCTACACCTTCCTGCTTGGCGCGACCAACAACTTCGTCACCAATCAGTTCCTGTTCCGGAACATGCGCTTCGACCCGCTCAAGGACCTGATGCCGGTCGCGCTGCTGAGCAATGCGCCGTCGGTCATGATCGTGAACAGCACGCTGCCGGTGAGCACGCTCAAGGATTTCACCGAGATGGCGCGGCAAAGTCCGTCCAAGCTCAACTACGGATCACCCGGCAATGGCACGCCGCCGCACTTGGCGGGCGAGCTCTACAGCCAGCTGGCCAAGGTGCAATTGACGCATGTGCCCTATCGCGGCTCGCCCCCTGCGGTCGCGGGATTGCTGGGCAGCGAGATCCAGCTCTACATCACCGCGTTCAGTTCGGTGGCGGGCAATGTGGCGGGCGGGAAGCTGAAGGCACTGGCGGTGGCGAGCGATCAGCGGCTGGCAATTTTGCCCGACGTGCCGACGACGCGCGAACAGGGACTGCCTGACTTGTTGACCGGCAACTGGTGGGGCATGGCGGCGCCGGTGGGCACGGACCCGGCCATCATTGAAAAGATGTCGGCGGCGATCAAAGCGGCCTTGTCGGACCCGGCCGTGCGCAAGCAGTACGCCGACATTGGCGTGACGGCGGTGGGCAGCTCGCCGCCGGAGTTCGGTGCGCAGATCGCGAAGGAAGCGGTGGCGTGGAAGCAGGTGATCGACCGCGCGCAGATCCAGCCGGAATAA
- a CDS encoding amidohydrolase — translation MTTPQAPRPDQATLLLYGGTVIRCEGGGGNGIAGTGFGTGTGTGTGTGTGPSRASSSTGTIAQSVAIHGNRILAIGSDDDMAALATPSTQRVNLAGRTVIPGMTDGHAHLDREGLRKHLPSLQGARSIDDILDRIAHEVRRTPPGTWIVTQPIGEPPEYPDPAAGLREGRYPTRHDLDRVSPDHPVYIRPIWGYWRNRAPLVSIANTLALRLAGIDRHTVPPSPDITLGRDANGDPDGTFSEATLVPIVEHSLMRVAPGFSAAQRASGLRSAMRAYNAVGTTAVFEGHGVAGEVIAAYRDVANQGAATVRATLTFSPRWQIEASGSNPASNPASQARHTNHAGHADQPTPRHKHARSADTAIELLRDWRTWLQRRHADHPWVRLQGFYAEIDADPLNNQLRASNHPCTGWAGFQAGAALPAEVLEPLLIEAAREGIRVCGIWPTLLPLFQAAHRAHPIDDLRWVLGHQPVLTQEMIATIHDLGLVITTHTNRHIYKDGDVWVEKRAASKSAHGGTQGHIPPGDAVNDIVPLRRLLDAGVPVAFGSDNLPVSLFGPISHAVLRQSRTGNPVAPDQAISRAEALTIATMGGAWLTHDESTRGSITPGKLADLAILNDNPLTCAPEALAGLRADHLIIDGRLHAADPPQEFSHD, via the coding sequence ATGACGACCCCGCAGGCGCCGCGGCCTGACCAAGCCACCCTGCTGCTGTACGGCGGCACCGTCATCCGGTGTGAAGGCGGCGGCGGTAACGGTATCGCTGGCACCGGCTTCGGCACTGGCACTGGCACTGGCACTGGCACCGGCACTGGCCCCTCCCGTGCCAGCAGCAGCACCGGCACCATCGCCCAATCCGTCGCGATCCACGGCAATCGCATCCTGGCCATCGGCAGCGACGACGACATGGCCGCGCTGGCCACACCGTCCACGCAGCGCGTGAACCTGGCCGGCCGCACCGTCATCCCGGGCATGACCGACGGCCATGCCCACCTGGACCGCGAAGGCTTGCGCAAGCATCTGCCCTCCCTGCAGGGCGCACGGTCCATCGACGATATCCTGGACCGCATCGCCCATGAAGTGCGCCGCACCCCGCCGGGCACGTGGATCGTCACCCAACCCATCGGCGAGCCACCCGAATATCCCGACCCGGCGGCGGGCCTGCGCGAAGGCCGCTACCCCACGCGTCATGACCTGGACCGCGTCAGCCCCGATCATCCGGTTTATATCCGGCCCATCTGGGGCTACTGGCGCAACCGGGCGCCGCTGGTGTCGATCGCCAACACGCTGGCGCTGCGCCTGGCGGGCATCGACCGGCACACCGTGCCGCCGAGCCCGGACATCACCCTGGGCCGCGACGCAAATGGCGACCCCGATGGCACGTTCAGCGAGGCGACCCTGGTGCCCATCGTCGAACACAGCCTGATGCGGGTCGCGCCCGGCTTTAGCGCCGCCCAGCGCGCCAGTGGCCTGCGCAGCGCCATGCGCGCCTACAACGCGGTGGGCACGACGGCGGTGTTTGAAGGCCACGGCGTGGCGGGCGAGGTGATCGCGGCGTATCGAGACGTGGCGAATCAGGGCGCCGCGACCGTGCGCGCGACGCTGACCTTCAGCCCGCGGTGGCAAATCGAAGCCAGCGGATCCAACCCGGCCTCCAACCCGGCCAGTCAGGCACGCCATACCAATCACGCAGGCCACGCAGATCAGCCCACCCCGCGCCACAAGCATGCCCGCAGTGCCGACACTGCCATCGAACTGCTGCGCGACTGGCGCACCTGGCTGCAACGCCGCCACGCCGATCACCCGTGGGTGCGGCTGCAGGGCTTCTATGCCGAGATCGATGCGGACCCGCTGAACAACCAGCTGCGTGCAAGCAATCATCCGTGCACCGGCTGGGCAGGCTTCCAGGCGGGCGCGGCCCTGCCGGCAGAGGTGCTGGAACCTTTGCTGATCGAAGCGGCGCGTGAAGGCATTCGTGTGTGCGGCATCTGGCCCACCCTGTTGCCCCTGTTCCAGGCTGCGCATCGCGCGCACCCGATCGATGACCTGCGATGGGTGCTGGGCCATCAGCCGGTGCTGACACAGGAAATGATTGCAACCATCCACGATCTGGGCCTGGTCATCACTACGCATACCAATCGGCACATCTACAAGGATGGCGATGTGTGGGTAGAGAAGCGCGCCGCCAGCAAGTCAGCGCACGGCGGCACGCAAGGCCACATCCCGCCGGGCGACGCCGTCAACGACATCGTCCCGCTGCGCCGCCTGCTCGACGCCGGTGTTCCGGTCGCCTTCGGCAGCGACAACCTGCCGGTGTCCCTGTTCGGTCCGATCAGCCATGCGGTGCTGCGCCAATCCCGAACTGGCAACCCCGTCGCGCCCGACCAGGCCATCAGCCGTGCCGAAGCGTTGACGATCGCAACGATGGGCGGCGCGTGGCTGACGCATGACGAGTCGACACGCGGCAGCATCACGCCCGGCAAGCTGGCCGACCTGGCCATCCTGAACGACAACCCGCTTACCTGCGCACCCGAGGCCCTTGCCGGCCTGCGGGCAGATCACCTCATCATCGACGGCCGCCTGCATGCGGCCGACCCACCCCAGGAGTTCTCGCATGACTGA
- a CDS encoding alpha/beta hydrolase, with translation MSAYVFDRYTQEALDAQYNNQLACPGFRETLAQGTALSAAAAALPGARDVAWGTHPLERLDIYGPRRLGASGGAGALGGVGASGDVGTLRGEGAQGHAALSPGLPALLPVLLFVHGGAWLTQEKEDSAFGAQAFADQGCLWVALGFPDASDVPFADMVASVRRGIAWVHTHIAAHGGDPQRIVLAGHSSGTHLVSQALTHDWSAEGLGTQPFHGAVMVSGLTDLEPVRLSYRNTRLNLDAAHVRRYSLAHNTPAVRVPVVVAVAERDTDEFRRQARAMADRLREFNMLADFDVVPGRHHFDVILDLADPGSKLFRDTLALLMRNGAGGTGGDGGGSDATNRQP, from the coding sequence GTGTCCGCCTACGTTTTCGACCGTTATACCCAGGAAGCCCTGGACGCCCAGTACAACAACCAGCTGGCCTGTCCGGGCTTTCGCGAGACGCTGGCGCAGGGCACGGCGCTGTCGGCGGCCGCGGCGGCGTTGCCCGGCGCGCGTGACGTGGCGTGGGGGACGCATCCGCTGGAGCGCCTGGATATCTACGGGCCGCGGCGCCTGGGGGCATCGGGGGGTGCGGGTGCATTGGGGGGTGTCGGGGCTTCGGGGGATGTCGGAACGTTGCGGGGTGAGGGAGCCCAGGGCCATGCCGCGCTGTCGCCGGGGTTGCCGGCTTTGCTGCCCGTGCTGCTGTTCGTGCACGGCGGCGCGTGGCTGACACAGGAAAAGGAAGACAGCGCCTTTGGTGCGCAGGCCTTTGCCGATCAGGGGTGCCTGTGGGTCGCGCTGGGATTTCCGGATGCGTCGGACGTTCCGTTTGCCGACATGGTGGCCAGCGTGCGGCGCGGCATTGCCTGGGTCCACACGCACATTGCCGCGCATGGCGGCGACCCGCAACGTATCGTGCTGGCCGGGCATTCGTCGGGCACGCACCTGGTGAGCCAGGCGCTGACGCATGACTGGTCGGCGGAAGGTCTGGGGACTCAACCGTTCCACGGCGCGGTCATGGTCAGTGGACTGACCGATCTGGAGCCGGTGCGCCTGTCGTATCGCAATACCCGGCTGAACCTGGATGCGGCGCATGTCCGCCGCTATTCGCTGGCCCACAACACCCCTGCGGTACGCGTGCCGGTGGTGGTGGCCGTGGCCGAACGCGATACCGACGAATTCCGCCGACAAGCCCGCGCCATGGCCGACCGGTTGCGGGAGTTCAACATGCTGGCGGACTTCGACGTGGTGCCCGGGCGGCATCACTTCGATGTGATCCTGGATCTGGCGGACCCGGGCAGCAAGCTGTTCCGCGACACGTTGGCGTTGCTGATGCGGAACGGTGCGGGTGGGACCGGTGGCGACGGCGGTGGCAGCGATGCCACGAACCGCCAGCCATGA
- a CDS encoding LysR family transcriptional regulator: MSITLRQLEAFVAVCNEGSFSKAAQRIHISQSGLSILVRDLEQNLDSRLFDRSTRQVTLTDAGREFRAPAARLLADLSSAVGNVRGLATRQHGHVTVAAPPLLLARLLIPVAADFRRQYPDISVTLLDIPSEAILPRIASAEVDIGVGAFSDDDHDCVIEPLLEGPLVVLMPRDHPCAHKRTIKWEELATYPLVTQTPENKFRAFLDRTFMQLGLTPRIAIEVAQLATVISLVEADFGIALLPPYTALFPAGRKTVVRPVSAPVIPSQIVLAHDRFRSPSAASLAFMEVTRRAVTRWQARV, from the coding sequence ATGTCGATCACGCTGCGTCAGCTCGAAGCCTTTGTGGCCGTCTGCAATGAAGGCAGCTTCAGCAAGGCCGCGCAGCGTATCCACATCTCGCAATCCGGGCTGAGCATTCTGGTGCGTGACCTGGAGCAGAACCTGGACAGCCGCCTGTTTGACCGCAGCACCCGTCAGGTCACGTTGACCGATGCGGGCCGCGAGTTCCGGGCGCCGGCCGCGCGGCTGCTGGCCGACCTGTCCAGCGCGGTCGGCAATGTGCGCGGCCTGGCCACGCGCCAGCATGGGCACGTCACGGTCGCCGCGCCGCCGCTGCTGCTCGCGCGCCTGCTGATCCCGGTCGCGGCCGACTTCCGGCGGCAGTACCCCGACATCTCCGTCACGCTGCTGGATATCCCGTCGGAAGCCATCCTGCCGCGCATCGCAAGTGCGGAAGTCGACATCGGCGTAGGCGCCTTCAGCGACGACGACCACGATTGTGTGATCGAACCGCTGCTGGAAGGGCCGCTGGTGGTGCTGATGCCGCGCGATCACCCCTGCGCGCACAAACGCACGATCAAGTGGGAAGAGCTGGCCACCTACCCGCTAGTGACGCAGACGCCCGAGAACAAATTCCGTGCCTTCCTGGATCGCACCTTCATGCAGCTGGGCCTAACGCCCAGGATCGCGATCGAAGTCGCGCAACTGGCGACCGTCATCAGTCTGGTCGAAGCGGACTTTGGCATTGCGCTGTTGCCGCCCTACACGGCGCTGTTTCCGGCCGGGCGCAAGACGGTCGTGCGCCCGGTCAGCGCGCCGGTCATCCCGTCGCAGATCGTGCTGGCGCACGACCGCTTCCGTTCACCGTCGGCCGCGTCGCTGGCCTTCATGGAAGTCACACGGCGCGCGGTGACGCGCTGGCAGGCGCGGGTGTAG